Proteins found in one Plodia interpunctella isolate USDA-ARS_2022_Savannah chromosome 24, ilPloInte3.2, whole genome shotgun sequence genomic segment:
- the EMC6 gene encoding ER membrane protein complex subunit 6, with the protein MSAVTKAKDNKPEPIAYSEAALRNNAAVVEYCRTSMAALSGSTAGVLGLTGLYGFVFYVFAVITLWLMFMVKAGPDWYKYYISRQSLLTNGFFGALFTYVLFWTFIYGMVHVY; encoded by the exons ATGTCGGCTGTTACGAAGGCGAAAGATAACAAACCAGAACCAATCGCCTATAGCGAAGCAGCACTCAGAAACAATGCCGCTGTCGTGGAATATTGCCGAACATCCATGGCAGCATTATCCGGCTCTACTGCAG GAGTGCTGGGCTTGACGGGTTTATACGGATttgtgttttatgtatttgctGTTATTACTCTGTGGCTAATGTTTATGGTAAAAGCAGGACCAGACTGGTacaaatactatatttcaAGACAGAGTTTGCTCACAAATGGATTCTTTGGAGCTCTATTCACTTATGTACTGTTCTGGACATTCATTTATGGAATGGTTCATGTATATTAA